Proteins from a genomic interval of Rhipicephalus microplus isolate Deutch F79 chromosome 6, USDA_Rmic, whole genome shotgun sequence:
- the LOC119167881 gene encoding uncharacterized protein LOC119167881, translating to MRLVLANGLFWGNALVATLAVGIALLGASFGVRWKRHILALMPGHHLSLVSVFLVGSGCVLLVVSLFGLFISWRLRKRDRLKEGGLSAERGARGCAVYNAMAAVVIVNVALSSAIVYRYVMRARLDVDEDLKYAMYQYFVDASSRDKLDSLHREFKCCGVRNYTDWTMATRAVADHAAGGRKTSASRSFVPRTCCVVESSEGACLKYHEQGCRDVLVDYFNMLMPSVIFCAVCVTIWLATLILTSYRLRRILLENPHL from the exons ATGCGGCTCGTGCTGGCCAACGGGCTCTTCTGGGGCAACGCCCTGGTCGCCACCCTGGCTGTGGGCATCGCGCTGCTCGGCGCCAGCTTCGGAGTCCGATGGAAGAGGCATATCCTTGCCCTCATGCCAGGACACCACCTCTCACTG GTCTCCGTCTTCCTAGTGGGAAGCGGCTGCGTGCTTCTCGTGGTGAGCTTGTTCGGGCTGTTCATCTCGTGGCGACTGCGCAAGCGCGACCGCCTCAAAGAGGGCGGCCTGTCGGCGGAGCGGGGCGCGCGCGGTTGCGCCGTCTACAACGCCATGGCCGCGGTGGTGATCGTCAACGTGGCGCTGAGCTCGGCGATCGTGTACCGGTACGTGATGCGCGCCCGGCTGGACGTGGACGAGGACCTCAAGTACGCCATGTACCAGTACTTCGTGGACGCCTCGTCGCGCGACAAGCTCGACAGCCTGCACCGCGAGTTCAAGTGCTGCGGTGTACGCAACTACACCGACTGGACTATGGCCACCAGGGCCGTCGCCGATCATGCTGCAGGAGGACGCAA GACGTCGGCATCTCGGTCGTTTGTGCCTCGCACGTGCTGCGTGGTGGAGAGTTCGGAGGGCGCCTGCCTCAAGTACCACGAGCAGGGATGCCGAGACGTGCTCGTCGACTACTTCAACATGCTCATGCCCTCGGTGATCTTCTGCGCCGTCTGCGTCACCATCTGGCTT GCCACTCTGATCCTCACTTCTTATCGCCTGCGCAGGATTCTGCTGGAGAATCCTCACCTCTGA
- the LOC119166879 gene encoding activator of 90 kDa heat shock protein ATPase homolog 1 encodes MAKWGEGDPRWIVEERPDATNVNNWHWTEKNASYWSKDKLTELLTNIEVSDSRGTCKIVEMTSCEGEASANNRKAKLIFFYEWAIELKWQGEPDDSDETIEGKVEIPNLSEEHDPSDVDVTVTVSSKGDKAEALKELMRNKGTKIIRERLEDYISALKKEFSQGMILPTKSDSINQVKSTGKTTVNYKQSPLNGSSGDKAPSLVKVDTTSITQAETFKCTAEEFYRALTVQEMVQAFSQSSCVLEAKNGGRFELFGGNVSGTFVELIPDKKIRMRWRFGSWPQGHYSDVTINIEQKADCTEVTLTQEGVPQGEADRTRDGWQRHYWESMKRTFGFGAILF; translated from the exons ATGGCCAAATGGGGCGAAGGTGACCCACGCTGGATCGTCGAAGAGAGGCCCGACGCCACCAACGTGAACAACTGGCACTG GACCGAAAAGAATGCCTCGTATTGGTCCAAGGACAAGCTTACCGAGCTTCTCACAAACATTGAAGTGAGCGACTCGAGAG GAACCTGCAAGATTGTGGAAATGACTAGCTGCGAAGGTGAGGCTTCTGCCAACAACCGGAAGGCGAAGCTCATCTTCTTTTATGAGTGGGCCATCGAACTCAAGTGGCAGGGTGAGCCCGACGACAGCGACGAGACCATCGAGGGAAAGGTGGAAATACCGAACCTCAGCGAAGAGCACGACCCCAGTGACGTGGAC GTGACAGTGACTGTCTCATCCAAAGGTGACAAGGCCGAAGCATTGAAAGAGCTTATGAGAAATAAAGGCACCAAAATAATTCGAGAAAGGCTAGAAGACTACATTTCGGCACTTAAGAAAG AATTTTCACAAGGAATGATCTTGCCCACGAAGAGCGACTCCATCAACCAAGTCAAgtcaacgggcaagacgacggtcAACTACAAGCAATCG CCACTGAATGGCTCATCGGGCGACAAGGCGCCCAGCCTCGTCAAGGTTGACACCACGAGCATAACGCAGGCGGAGACCTTCAAGTGCACAGCCGAAGAGTTTTACCGGGCCCTGACGGTCCAGGAG ATGGTACAGGCATTCAGCCAAAGCTCGTGTGTTCTTGAGGCCAAGAACGGAGGGAGATTTGAGCTTTTTGGCGGCAATGTCAGCGGAACCTTCGTAGAACTA ATTCCTGACAAGAAGATCCGCATGCGGTGGCGGTTTGGCAGCTGGCCCCAAGGCCATTACTCCGACGTCACCATCAACATCGAGCAGAAGGCGGACTGCACCGAGGTGACGCTGACGCAGGAGGGGGTCCCGCAGGGAGAAGCGGACCGCACGCGAGACGGTTGGCAGCGTCACTACTGGGAGAGCATGAAGAGAACGTTCGGATTTGGGGCCATCCTGTTCTAA